The following are encoded in a window of Aromatoleum petrolei genomic DNA:
- the eno gene encoding phosphopyruvate hydratase, translating into MSAIVDVIAREILDSRGNPTVEADVLLESGVMGRAAVPSGASTGSREAIELRDGDAARYLGKGVLRAVENVNTEISESIIGLDAEEQAFIDRSLIELDGTENKSRLGANAMLAVSMAVAKAAAEEAGLPLYRYFGGSGPMAMPVPMMNVINGGAHANNSLDIQECMIMPVSMGSFREALRCGAEVFHHLKKLTDKKGYPTTVGDEGGFAPNVSGTDEALNLILEAISNAGYEPGRDVLLALDCAASEFYKDGKYVLAGEGLTLSSEGFADYLSTLADRFPIVSIEDGMAEGDWAGWKTLTDKLGKKIQIVGDDLFVTNTKILEQGIDQGIANSILIKINQIGTLSETFAAVEMAKRAGYTAVISHRSGETEDSTIADIAVGLNAMQIKTGSLSRSDRISKYNQLLRIEEDLGDTVSYPGRRAFYNLRVR; encoded by the coding sequence ATGAGTGCAATCGTTGATGTCATTGCCCGCGAAATTCTCGATTCGCGCGGCAACCCGACCGTCGAGGCGGACGTTCTGCTCGAATCCGGCGTTATGGGCCGTGCGGCGGTGCCGTCGGGCGCCTCCACCGGTTCGCGCGAAGCCATCGAACTGCGTGATGGTGACGCCGCGCGCTATCTGGGCAAGGGCGTCCTGCGTGCGGTCGAGAACGTCAACACTGAGATCTCGGAATCGATCATCGGCCTCGACGCTGAGGAGCAGGCGTTCATTGACCGCAGCCTGATCGAGCTCGACGGGACCGAGAACAAGTCGCGCCTGGGCGCCAATGCGATGCTGGCTGTGTCGATGGCGGTCGCCAAGGCTGCAGCCGAAGAGGCCGGCCTGCCGCTGTACCGCTACTTCGGCGGTTCGGGCCCGATGGCGATGCCGGTGCCAATGATGAACGTCATCAACGGCGGCGCGCACGCGAACAACAGCCTGGACATCCAGGAATGCATGATCATGCCGGTGTCGATGGGCAGCTTCCGTGAGGCGCTACGCTGCGGGGCCGAAGTTTTCCACCACCTGAAGAAGCTCACCGACAAGAAGGGCTACCCGACGACCGTCGGCGATGAAGGCGGCTTCGCGCCGAACGTGTCGGGCACCGACGAGGCCTTGAATCTCATTCTCGAGGCTATCTCGAACGCCGGTTACGAGCCGGGCCGCGACGTGCTGCTGGCGCTCGACTGCGCTGCGTCCGAGTTCTACAAGGACGGCAAGTACGTGCTCGCCGGCGAGGGCCTGACCCTGAGCTCCGAAGGCTTTGCCGACTACCTTTCGACGCTGGCCGACCGATTCCCGATCGTCTCGATCGAGGACGGCATGGCCGAAGGCGACTGGGCGGGCTGGAAGACGCTGACCGACAAGCTTGGCAAGAAGATCCAGATCGTTGGCGACGACCTGTTCGTGACCAACACGAAGATTCTCGAGCAGGGTATCGATCAGGGTATCGCCAACTCGATCCTCATCAAGATCAACCAGATCGGCACGCTGTCGGAAACCTTCGCAGCGGTCGAGATGGCCAAGCGCGCCGGCTACACGGCCGTGATCTCGCACCGTTCGGGCGAGACCGAGGACTCGACGATCGCCGACATTGCCGTCGGCCTCAACGCGATGCAGATCAAGACCGGTTCGCTCTCGCGTTCGGACCGCATCTCGAAGTACAACCAGCTGCTGCGCATCGAGGAAGATCTCGGCGATACCGTCAGCTACCCAGGCCGTCGCGCCTTCTACAACCTGCGCGTGCGCTGA